Proteins from one Malaya genurostris strain Urasoe2022 chromosome 2, Malgen_1.1, whole genome shotgun sequence genomic window:
- the LOC131429626 gene encoding cytochrome P450 4C1-like isoform X1, producing the protein MFITLALFGTIWLSIYAYCRMRFKFADKMPAVEPFYPFFGNGLEFARKNSYEIFLNIIKAFRENKRIFKLCFGPIAVVCPTHPDLIQKVLCDSASMDKPHVYDFMRVRLGLLTAQYDIWKVHRKVLNPTFNTRILNSFIPIFTDCVGKMIERMYEHDDPTKAVNILEYTSPCTLGMICRTSLGGKVLEREGTKEFIEGLEVILHNVGLRMFNANLHPEIVYRFTRFYRNEMKARKFCYAFTDKIIIEKQAEFDKLKQKNDSNNNSNGLSNGQIDQMNNNNNNENPEEDDELSYKKPQIFIDQLMTIPLPDGKPFSHSEITDHIYTMIAAGNETSATQAAHTALLIAMHPEVQERAVAELKEVMPTADTCYSHEVLKQLVYMERIIKESQRLCPVAAVFGRRTLADLQLDEFVIPKGNIFILNVFALHRRKEFWGEDADKFDPDRFLPENSKNRHPYAYLPFSGGARSCIGNRYAMMSLKTIISEMLRNFKLSTDIKFEDMKFKFKVSMHLASDHRIFLEPRNLYS; encoded by the exons ATGTTTATCACGCTAGCCCTGTTTGGCACCATTTGGCTGTCGATTTACGCGTACTGCAGAATGAGGTTCAAGTTCGCTGACAAAATGCCGGCCGTGGAACCTTTCTATCCGTTCTTCGGAAATGGGCTGGAATTTGCGAGGAAGAATTCCTAcgaaatctttctgaacatcaTCAAGGCGTTCCGGGAGAACAAACGGATTTTCAAGTTGTGCTTCGGGCCGATCGCGGTCGTGTGTCCAACGCATCCGGATCTGATCCAGAAGGTGCTCTGCGATTCGGCTAGCATGGATAAGCCCCACGTGTACGATTTCATGCGAGTGAGGCTGGGTCTGCTGACAGCACAGT ACGACATCTGGAAAGTACACCGCAAGGTACTGAATCCGACCTTCAACACTCGAATTCTGAACAGTTTCATCCCGATTTTCACCGACTGCGTGGGTAAGATGATCGAACGGATGTACGAGCACGACGATCCGACCAAAGCAGTGAACATTCTCGAGTACACCTCCCCCTGCACGCTAGGTATGATATGCCGGACTTCCCTCGGTGGCAAAGTGCTGGAACGAGAAGGAACAAAGGAGTTCATTGAAGGCTTGGAAGT CATCCTGCACAATGTGGGTCTTCGGATGTTCAACGCCAACTTGCATCCGGAAATTGTCTACCGGTTCACCCGTTTCTACCGCAACGAAATGAAAGCTCGAAAGTTTTGCTACGCGTTTACTGATAAG ATTATTATTGAAAAACAAGCGGAATTCGATAAGCTGAAACAGAAAAATGACTCCAACAACAATTCGAACGGACTGTCTAATGGTCAAATAGATCAAatgaataacaataacaataacgaaAATCCTGAAGAGGATGATGAACTGTCCTACAAGAAACCGCAAATCTTCATAGATCAGCTGATGACGATTCCGCTGCCCGATGGAAAGCCGTTTTCCCATTCTGAAATCACCGATCATATTTACACGATGATAGCGGCG GGTAACGAAACATCTGCAACACAAGCGGCTCACACTGCCCTGCTGATCGCCATGCACCCCGAAGTACAGGAAAGGGCCGTCGCAGAACTGAAGGAGGTCATGCCAACAGCGGATACATGCTACAGTCACGAAGTACTGAAACAGTTGGTCTACATGGAGCGGATCATCAAGGAATCGCAGCGTCTCTGTCCGGTGGCGGCGGTGTTTGGCCGAAGAACCCTAGCCGATTTGCAGCTGGACGAGTTTGTAATTCCAAAGGGAAACATCTTCATCTTGAATGTTTTCGCACTGCACCGACGGAAAGAGTTCTGGGGTGAAGATGCCGATAAGTTCGATCCCGACCGGTTTTTGCCGGAAAACTCCAAGAACCGACACCCGTACGCCTATCTTCCATTCAGTGGTGGTGCCAGAAGTTGTATAG GAAATCGCTATGCCATGATGAGTCTTAAAACGATTATATCGGAAATGTTACGGAACTTCAAGCTGTCAACTgacatcaagttcgaagacatgaaattcaagttcAAAGTCTCAATGCACTTGGCTTCGGACCACCGAATTTTCTTGGAGCCCCGAAACCTGTACTCTTAA